A portion of the Verrucomicrobiota bacterium genome contains these proteins:
- a CDS encoding IspD/TarI family cytidylyltransferase yields the protein MKTAAILLCGGTSNRMQGIALDKVLAELKGRVIFEYSVVAFEKAEVISSYTVIYRDDPQRSVLEDLLVPLTKKPIAWIKGGVERQDSVFNALQSMPEDTEFVMIHDCARPLVKPDSIKQVHEAMLKDNSAVLAHRVVDTIKKLPVGSKSLRLADLTDLDRSRIWAMETPQAFSFKLIRDAYNKLEEEEIRVTDDTAAISHYGYKVTLIENTFPNPKITHPEDLSLAELLLQQRAEED from the coding sequence ATCGCATTGGATAAAGTTTTAGCCGAGTTGAAAGGGCGAGTAATTTTCGAGTACAGCGTGGTCGCCTTTGAGAAAGCCGAAGTCATTTCAAGCTACACAGTTATTTACCGGGATGACCCACAGAGATCAGTGCTCGAAGACCTGTTGGTTCCACTAACGAAGAAACCTATCGCCTGGATCAAAGGAGGGGTGGAAAGACAAGATTCCGTTTTCAATGCATTACAATCAATGCCTGAAGATACGGAATTTGTAATGATTCATGACTGCGCACGTCCGCTAGTTAAGCCCGATTCAATAAAGCAGGTCCATGAAGCGATGCTAAAGGACAATTCTGCCGTACTTGCTCATCGTGTGGTCGATACCATAAAAAAACTGCCAGTTGGTTCCAAGAGCCTCCGACTGGCAGATCTAACTGATTTAGACCGCAGCAGAATATGGGCAATGGAGACTCCCCAAGCATTTTCATTTAAACTAATCCGGGACGCCTATAACAAACTCGAGGAAGAGGAAATCAGGGTAACCGACGATACGGCGGCCATCTCTCACTATGGATATAAAGTCACATTGATTGAAAACACATTTCCCAACCCCAAAATCACTCATCCGGAAGATCTCTCCCTTGCGGAACTTTTGTTGCAACAACGGGCTGAAGAAGACTAA